In Labeo rohita strain BAU-BD-2019 unplaced genomic scaffold, IGBB_LRoh.1.0 scaffold_2355, whole genome shotgun sequence, one DNA window encodes the following:
- the LOC127159616 gene encoding gastrula zinc finger protein XlCGF8.2DB, translated as MPLKEESQELNEIEEKNQEEKCSDFMTGEESSSSSQTPETQTRNLKVQKSTQTKERPFTCEHCGKSFAQKGTLKLHMNVHTGEKPFTCPQCGKSFALKGSLKGHLRVHTGEKPYSCQQCGKSFALKGKLNLHMRVHLKEIQFTCQQCGKGFSEKESFEVHLRIHAGVKPYVCSQCGKSFKEKKNLKVHMRTHSGVKPHTCKLCGKSFTRKEGLTAHITVHSGEKPFNCSECGEAFKYKRCLRHHMKIHSGEKYFRCPPCKISFTNKNDLKNHVKTHVIKKPHTCHHCQKSFAQRRKLEDHMRIHTGERPFTCPQCGKSFRSKGNLKIHIRVHTGEKPYKCNQCGNTFKYHTDLKRHRQTHSEQKVLIFITVRRGLGSSSTGPQS; from the coding sequence ATGCCACTGAAAGAGGAGAGTCAAGAACTGAATGAAATAGAAGAGAAAAATCAGGAGGAGAAATGCAGTGATTTCATGACGGGGGAAGAATCTTCTAGTTCCTCACAGACTCCTGAAACACAAACTAGGAACCttaaagttcagaagagcacCCAAACCAAAGAGAGACCTTTCACCTGTGAACACTGTGGGAAGAGTTTTGCGCAAAAAGGAACTCTTAAACTTCACATGAacgttcacactggagagaaacctttcacctgccctcagtgtgggaagagttttgCTTTAAAGGGAAGTCTTAAAGGTCActtgagagttcacactggagagaagccgtactcctgccaacagtgtgggaAGAGCTTTGCTCTAAAAGGGAAACTTAACCTTCACATGCGAGTTCACTTGAAAGAGATCCAgttcacctgccaacagtgtggaaaaggTTTCAGTGAAAAAGAGAGCTTTGAAGTCCACTTAAGAATCCACGCCGGAGTGAAACCGTATGTCTGCTCTCAGTGCGGAAAGAGTTTTAAAGAGAAGAAAAACCTCAAAGTCCACATGAGAACTCACTCCGGAGTGAAACCTCACACCTGCAAACTGTGCGGGAAGAGCTTCACACGAAAAGAAGGTTTGACGGCTCACATCACGGTTCACAGTGGAGAGAAGCCGTTTAATTGTAGTGAGTGTGGAGAGGCtttcaaatataaaagatgCCTTAGGCATCACATGAAGATTCACTCTGGAGAGAAATACTTCAGATGCCCTCCGTGTAAAATAAGTTTCACCAACAAGAATGACCTTAAGAATCATGTAAAAACTCACGTCATAAAGAAGCCTCACACATGCCATCACTGTCAAAAGAGTTTCGCACAAAGACGAAAGCTGGAGgatcacatgagaattcacactggagagagacCATTCAcctgccctcagtgtggaaagagcttcAGGAGCAAAGGAAACCTTAAGATTCACAttagagttcacactggagagaaaccttacaaGTGTAATCAGTGTGGAAACACTTTCAAATATCACACAGACCTGAAACGGCACAGGCAAACTCATTCTGAGCAGAAAGTGCTGATTTTTATCACTGTGAGAAGAGGTTTAGGCAGTAGCAGCACTGGACCTCAGTCATGA